Genomic segment of Pirellulales bacterium:
CCGGCTGATCGGGGATTTGCAATAGTCCCGAGGCGAGTTCACCATCGAGGTGAATCGACTGGAAATTCGCCGCCGCCAAGAACCGTCCTTCAACGCCGACAGAAAATCGCCCCGCCGATTGTTTATAGCGGAAGCCGATTTGCGGGCCAAACATGTTGTTGTCGATCGATGAGTTCCAGTAGCTCGTTCCCGGCAGCGCGACCGGCTCGGAGCCATCAAGGACGTTCGGATCGTCGTTGATCGCAACCACGTTAAAGCGGTCGCGATACAACAACCAGCGCACGCCGAAGAAGGCTTCCCACACTCCGCCGCGATGGGCAACGTCGTACCTCCAACTGCGGCTGAGTTCCACTCCAGCCATACTCGTCGAATTCCTGACAGTAATCTGGTTGAACGAGGGGACAAGCCAGACCATGTCGCCAAAGTCGGGGAAGCCGGCATAGGCGTCTGGAACACCGTCGTTATCGGTGTCGAGATTGAACGGGCCGTCCTCTCCCGCAAATTGATTTGGCCGGCCAAAGACACTCGGGACGCGATTGGTCACTGAAATCGGACCATTAATGTTTAGGTCGTCATCGAAGCCGTCGCGATTCGTGTCGACGAAACCCAACAGACGGTTTTGCGGATCGTTGAACACAATAAATAAGCCGCCAAGCGGGTTTCCGTTTGGAATCTGATCTTGATCAAGAAGAACGGCGGCAGACTCGCCAAAGACATTCGTCTGATCCTGATCTTGAAGATTGAAGATGCTGACGAACCAGCCTTTGTTGTCTTCCATCCAGCCCAGTTCAAAGCGGTTGCCCCACGTCTGATCGGCCCGCAGGAAACCGGTGTCTAAACTATTCGAGTAGTCGCTCAGAATCTGGCCGACCGGTTGATTCGTCGGATCGAATTGAATCACGCCGTTGATCAGACCCTGGGCCTGCCCCCCCGGCACGCCGATCTCGGTTCGCGACGGCTGCTGAATCGACCAGTACAGTCGGTCGTACTGGAAGAAAAAGCCCTCGTTTGGCCGCGGCCAATTGCCGTAGGTGCTCAGGTCGGGGGGCGCAAAGAGGTCGAGGTCGTAGCGAACGCTGCTCGGCTTGAACGGGCCGATGGGGCCTTTCATCTCTTGGCCCAGCGCAACGCCGCTCGACAAGACGACCGCGACGACAAAAAGTGACTGAATTCGATGACGCAGCATGGTTTGCATTCACCTGAAAGCGACAAAATGCCTGCGCGCTTTTTCCACGGATGGAAAAGTCCGCGCGAATAGCGTGTGACGGTAGTATCGGACATGCCGATCGGGCCAGTTGAATAACTCTGGCAAACTTTGCCGGAATTGAGGGTTGTTCGGGAAAAACTCGCGTAGAAATGCGTAAACTGGGCAGTTTCGGTCAACGCATGAACGATAAAATTCGCCAGTACCACCTGAAAACCTGCCGTGTTTGCAGGGGCGATGCGAATATGCCCGCAAACCGCGACTCCACTACGTTCCTGGCGAGCATATCGGACTACCTGCCCATTGCGTCGCGGTCTCTCGGCCTCGGTTTGTCTGTCGCGCGAAAAAAAATCCCACTGGCCGCACAGCGTCCGGTGGGATTGAAATTGATCGGTAAGAAAACGTGCTGGCAGCGGACGACGGGCTAGAAATGCGACTACTGGCTGCCGGCGCTACTGGCCGATTCGGCATCGCTATCCGAAGGATTGCGAGGGGTCGAAGAGGCGTCGTTGCGACGAATGGCGTCGTAGACTTCGCGGCGGTGAACGGGCACTTCCTTCGGCGCTTCCACGCCGAGGCGAACCTTATCCCCCCGAATTTCGACGACGACGATCGTAATGTCATTGTTGATGACAATACTTTCGTTCTTCTTGCGGGAAAGGACCAACATGACAGACTTCCTTCATGGTTTCGCACAACTGCCAAAAAGTTCACTCAAGCGCCGCTTCATAACAGCGTTTTTGCCCGGTTCACGCATCCGAACAGAAAAGCGAACTTGGCAGGGCGAGAACATCCTGCGCCCATGCCGTCAAGTAGCTGGAGCGCAAAATGTTTCCTTCATTTCACTCTACGTGCGGCCGATGCAGAGTCAAGGAAAAGTGGGGGGGTAAAATCGCGCTTTTTTCGCATTTTTCTCAATTTTAGGAACGGCAACCGTTTTGGCCATTGGCCACCAGAGCGGGGTTTCCACCGAGAAATCGGCGTAAATCGTTTTATACCAGTAGGTTATGGAGCTTTTCGACGATCGGTGGATCGCGGCATCGACAAACGGACCCGAAGCGTTCCCAGTGAAATGCCTGGATTGTTCACCGCGGAGTCGAAGATCGACGGCGGAGCT
This window contains:
- the csrA gene encoding carbon storage regulator CsrA, producing the protein MLVLSRKKNESIVINNDITIVVVEIRGDKVRLGVEAPKEVPVHRREVYDAIRRNDASSTPRNPSDSDAESASSAGSQ